Proteins encoded together in one Lathyrus oleraceus cultivar Zhongwan6 chromosome 5, CAAS_Psat_ZW6_1.0, whole genome shotgun sequence window:
- the LOC127085938 gene encoding transcription elongation factor SPT6-like isoform X30 yields the protein MARVRKKSTPEEDEQEKILRKGKRKLASTVDDDDEEDMDEFEVDGFLVGSDEDKEDSGEEDNPKQTQKKKKRKRSSKNIVLDDDDLELIRENKKKMNDGKLKRLKKTGKVTEPMEQSSDDEGSLNDLFEDVTDDSEDDMSDFIVDEEPAIYGKGDSLRPKKFKGMKHSSSLSKEAKHRSGKSGNDPKNMDVAGEGNSVADSDLPERIQMIEDIVGSIPVDRMSIEEESSWILRQLESNINPFFSEAKSCGLGDSVNREDIVRFLELYHIKKYDIPFIAMYRKEQCPSLLRDGKQDDSESTLLNDGEGKPKLNWHKILWIIKELDIKWLHLQKRKSMLQRYYNKHFEDECQMSFLAEESSFHKQIFDSITNMLEKAETEKEIDDVDMKFNLYFPPADEFLSSGYKRPLMKTYYSDCRKAGLSSLARKIGNPEKFSSLVTLNRVGVASEEDPEESPEEMAAIYTCETFRTSEAVLKGARHMASLMLSCEIPFRKHVRSIFMDKALVSTSPTLKGNIAIDSFHEFAGFKWLKDKPLLKFEDSQWLLIQKGEEEELLKVEIKLPDDAVKELLAIFNDAYLKDSEGTSTQLWNEQRKSIVQDTISSILLPSMEKEARALLNAKAKICSLMKYGMQFWNRISVAPYLNNDNAAAQERGVVACCWGNGKPGTTFVMLDSKGELVDIMHAGSLTLRSQNVNDQQRRKSDQKCVLKFLTIHRPKVIVLGAANATCIRLKEDINEIISMMSEDNFQDVSQEMNGLPAVVLGDEGLPHLYEESEISMSQFPRQYGIVKRAVALGRYLLNPLAMVATLCGVNKEVLSWKLNPLERFLSSDEKMEMIEWIMIDITNQVGIDINMGIRHDWLLAPLLFVSGLGPTKAGVLHRELLGGTDVRNRKDLAKFGLNTKRVFCNAVGFLQVSGDDPNFIDTAGNILDRTRIHPESYSLAEELAKAVVTIHYADANDTQVNAIECIQNEPKLLESFDLNEYADRMETEKGEYKRVTLFDMKMELVHGFNDPRSPYQEPTQEDEFYMVTGETGVALIEGERVQATVRRVLARQAFCVLESGISGVLFKEDFSDDIGDIPLTEKLREGVVLKCKIKLIDKSRCQVNLTCKVSELKSVGDQSFRDMDPYYCQGNFDLLSKQESTDKKDVNKNFLSRKISHPHFQNITADQAKEFLAEKIVGEFIFHPSSRGLCYLTLSLKFFDALYVHKDILEGEKSDDMNSLVELGRTLKVGDEIFESIDKVIELYVNPLVVHLKDLINFRKFKKGTKAEVDELLKHEKEEYPNRIPYGIGISFEHPGVFILSYIRSTNPHHEYIALHPKGFKFRKQIFNNVEQLMAYFQNHINDNVARANDQSKDYNDSGGGRGRGRGRGGGGGSCYKCGESGHMARECTQEGGGGGGGGRGGGGGTCYKCGESGHMARECTQEGGGGGGRGGGGTCYKCGESGHMARECTQEGGGGGGRGGGGTCYKCGESGHMARECTQEGGGGGGRGGGGGGACYKCGESGHMARECTQEGGGGGGRGGGSCYKCGESGHMARECTQEGGGGGGWSSSGGRRGGRGRGRGRGSSYSSFSHDDSVDVNDGGGFGTSNGGSGWGGTGGGSGWGGSGGKSWGGNSTNEESNPEKGGWGVTAADNGGSGNDNSGWSSAHGKNATSSGGESGWGATGGKSWGGNSSNKESNTTEGGWGVTTGSGNETGGTSWGGNSTNKESNATKGGWGVTTGSGNEIGGKSWGGNSTNKESNTAVGSWGVMAGSGNETGGKSWGGNSTNNESNTTGGGWGVTTGSGNETGGKSWGGNSTNKESNTTGGWGVTTGSGNQDSGWSSGHWKNAAPSGGESGWGGTNGGSGWGGTGGSGGKSWGGSSTYEENNTAEGGGSGYGGGGGRGSGRGGGACFKCGESGHMARDCTQEGGGGRGGGGRGGGRGGGACFKCGESGHMARDCTQEGGGGGRGGGRGGGACFKCGESGHMSRECTQNGGGGGGGWGGGGRGGGRGGGVCFKCGESGHMARECTQEGGGGGGRGSGGGGACFKCGESGHMARECTQEGGSGGGGGGRYGGGGGGNCFKCGESGHFARECPSSTS from the exons ATGGCGAGAGTAAGAAAAAAATCTACTCCCGAAGAAGATGAACAAG AGAAAATCCTAAGGAAAGGGAAACGGAAATTAGCTTCTACTGTTGACGACGATGACG AAGAAGACATGGATGAGTTTGAGGTGGATGGGTTTTTAGTTGGTAGTGATGAAGACAAGGAAGATAGCGGTGAAGAAGATAATCCTAAGCAAACacaaaagaagaaaaagagaaa GAGATCGTCAAAAAACATTGTTCTTGATGACGATGATCTTGAATTGATCCGTGAGAACAAGAAAAAAATG AATGATGGGAAGCTGAAGAGGCTTAAAAAGACTGGCAAAGTTACCGAGCCGATGGAACAATCTTCTGATGATGAAG GATCTCTTAATGATCTTTTCGAAGATGTGACTGATGATTCTGAAGATGATATGTCAGATTTTATAGTGGACGAAGAGCCTGCTATCTATGGGAAGGGAGATTCTCTCAG ACCAAAAAAGTTTAAAGGCATGAAACATTCATCTTCGCTTTCAAAAGAAGCCAAACATAGATCTGGCAAGTCAGGCAATGATCCTAAAAATATGGACGTAGCTGGAGAGGGTAACTCTGTTGCTGATTCAGACTTACCTGAGAGGATACAG ATGATTGAGGACATTGTAGGATCTATTCCAGTTGACAGAATGAGTATTGAAGAAGAAAGTTCTTGGATACTACGCCAACTTGAATCCAACATAAATCCTTTCTTCAGTGAGGCCAAATCCTGTGGACTAGGTGATTCAGTAAATAGAGAGGATATTGTTAGGTTCTTGGAATTGTATCATATAAAGAAATATGAT ATTCCGTTTATTGCCATGTACCGTAAAGAACAATGCCCCAGTCTTCTGAGAGATGGTAAACAGGATGACTCAGAAAGCACATTATTGAATGATGGTGAGGGAAAACCTAAACTGAACTGGCACAAG ATACTCTGGATAATCAAGGAATTGGACATAAAATGGTTACATCTTCAGAAACGAAAGAGCATGCTCCAAAGATACTATAACAAACATTTTGAGGATGAATGCCAAATGTCTTTCCTTGCCGAGGAATCCAGTTTCCACAAGCAGATTTTTGACTCGATCACCAATATGCTCGAGAAGGCTGAAACAGAGAAAGAGATTGATGATGTTGATATGAAGTTTAATTTGTATTTTCCACCAGCTGATGAGTTCTTAAGTAGTGGTTATAAAAGGCCTCTGATGAAGACATACTATTCCGATTGCAGAAAGGCAGGATTATCTTCACTTGCTAGGAAAATTGGAAATCCTGAGAAATTTAGTTCTCTAGTTACTCTTAACAGAGTG GGAGTTGCCAGTGAAGAAGATCCAGAGGAATCTCCAGAGGAGATGGCTGCAATATATACATGTGAAACTTTTCGAACTTCCGAAGCCGTACTTAAAGGCGCCAGGCACATG gCTTCCTTGATGTTAAGCTGTGAGATACCTTTCAGGAAACATGTCCGCAGCATATTTATGGATAAGGCTTTAGTATCAACTAGCCCTACATTGAAAGGAAATATAGCAATAGATTCCTTTCATGAATTTGCTGGGTTTAAGTGGCTGAAGGACAAACCTCTCTTGAAGTTTGAGGATTCTCAGTGGCTTCTCATTCAGAAGGGTGAAGAAGAGGAACTTCTTAAAGTTGAAATAAAGTTGCCTGATGATGCTGTAAAGGAGTTGTTGGCGATCTTCAACGATGCTTATCTCAAAGACTCTGAAGGAACATCTACTCAACTTTGGAATGAGCAGCGTAAATCAATCGTGCAGGATACTATTTCAAGCATTCTTTTGCCATCTATGGAGAAGGAAGCACGTGCGTTGTTAAATGCTAAGGCCAAAATCTGCTCATTAATGAAGTATGGGATGCAGTTTTGGAACAGAATCTCTGTGGCACCGTATCTAAACAATGACAATGCTGCTGCACAAGAGCGGGGAGTAGTGGCTTGTTGCTGGGGAAATGGTAAGCCAGGTACCACATTTGTCATGTTGGATTCTAAAGGCGAGTTGGTTGATATAATGCATGCCGGGTCACTGACACTGCGATCTCAGAATGTCAATGATCAGCAGCGCAGAAAAAGTGACCAGAAGTGTGTCCTCAAGTTCCTAACAATTCATCGACCAAAGGTTATTGTACTAGGAGCTGCCAATGCGACCTGTATAAGGTTGAAGGAGGACATCAATGAG ATTATTTCCATGATGTCTGAGGACAATTTTCAAGACGTCAGTCAAGAGATGAATGGACTACCAGCAGTTGTATTGGGGGACGAAGGCTTGCCACATCTCTATGAAGAGTCAGAGATATCAATGAGCCAGTTCCCCAGACAATATG GCATTGTAAAGAGAGCTGTGGCCCTTGGACGTTACCTTCTAAATCCACTGGCAATGGTTGCAACTCTCTGTGGAGTCAATAAAGAGGTATTGTCTTGGAAATTAAACCCTCTGGAGAGATTCCTATCAAGTGATGAGAAAATGGAGATGATAGAATGGATCATGATAGATATTACTAACCAAGTAGGTATAGACATAAATATGGGAATTAGACATGACTGGCTGTTGGCACCGTTGCTGTTTGTTTCTGGTCTTGGACCCACGAAAGCTGGTGTTTTGCACCGAGAACTACTTGGAGGTACAGATGTGAGAAATCGGAAGGACTTGGCTAAATTTGGACTGAACACAAAAAGGGTTTTCTGCAATGCTGTTGGTTTTTTACAGGTTTCTGGTGATGACCCAAATTTTATTGATACTGCTGGCAATATCCTTGACCGTACGAGAATTCATCCAGAGTCATATAGTCTTGCTGAGGAATTAGCTAAAGCTGTTGTTACTATACATTATGCTGATGCCAATGATACCCAAGTGAATGCAATTGAATGTATTCAAAATGAACCAAAACTGCTAGAGAGTTTTGATCTAAATGAATATGCTGATAGAATGGAAACTGAAAAAGGTGAATACAAAAGAGTTACTCTTTTTGACATGAAGATGGAACTAGTCCATGGATTTAATGATCCCAGAAGTCCTTATCAGGAACCGACTCAAGAGGATGAGTTCTACATGGTAACTGGAGAAACAGGGGTTGCACTGATTGAAGGAGAAAGAGTTCAGGCAACAGTTCGCCGTGTGCTGGCTCGTCAGGCATTCTGTGTGCTTGAATCTGGAATATCTGGAGTACTGTTTAAGGAGGACTTTTCAGATGATATTGGGGATATACCATTGACTGAAAAATTGCGTGAAGGCGTTGTGCTGAAATGCAAGATCAAACTAATTGATAAGAGTAGATGCCAGGTTAATCTGACATGTAAAGTGAGTGAATTGAAGAGTGTTGGTGATCAAAGTTTCCGCGACATGGATCCCTATTATTGTCAAGGAAACTTCGACTTGCTAAGTAAACAAGAGTCAACAGACAAAAAGGATGTAAATAAAAATTTCTTGTCGAGAAAAATTTCTCATCCCCATTTTCAGAATATAACTGCAGATCAGGCAAAGGAG TTCCTTGCAGAGAAGATCGTTGGGGAATTTATCTTCCACCCAAGTTCAAGGGGTCTATGTTATTTGACCCTATCTCTTAAATTTTTTGACGCACTTTATGTGCACAAAGACATTTTGGAAGGTGAGAAGAGTGATGATATGAATAGCTTGGTTGAACTTGGAAGGACATTAAAAGTAGGAGATGAAATATTTGAGAGCATAGATAAG GTTATTGAACTCTATGTCAACCCATTGGTAGTTCATCTGAAAGATTTGATTAATTTCCGAAAATTTAAAAAGGGCACCAAAGCGGAAGTTGACGAACTATTGAAACACGAGAAGGAGGAATATCCAAACAGGATACCATATGGCATTGGCATTTCGTTTGAGCATCCTGGGGTTTTTATATTGTCTTACATTAGAAGTACAAATCCACATCATGAGTATATTGCTCTCCATCCAAAAGGATTCAAATTCAGGAAGCAAATATTCAACAATGTTGAGCAGCTGATGGCATATTTCCAAAATCATATCAATGATAATGTTGCACGAGCAAATGACCAATCAAAAG ATTACAATGACAGTGGGGGTGGCCGCGGCCGCGGTCGTGGTCGTGGCGGGGGTGGTGGTTCATGCTACAAATGTGGTGAGTCGGGTCACATGGCTAGGGAGTGCACTCAGGAGGGTGGTGGAGGTGGAGGTGGAGGGAGGGGCGGTGGTGGTGGAACATGCTACAAATGTGGTGAGTCAGGTCACATGGCTAGGGAATGCACGCAAGAGGGTGGTGGAGGTGGAGGGAGGGGTGGCGGTGGAACATGCTACAAATGTGGTGAGTCAGGTCACATGGCTAGGGAATGCACTCAAGAGGGTGGCGGAGGTGGAGGAAGGGGTGGTGGTGGAACATGCTACAAATGTGGTGAGTCGGGTCATATGGCTAGGGAATGCACTCAGGAGGGTGGCGGAGGTGGAGGGAGAGGCGGCGGTGGTGGCGGAGCATGTTACAAATGTGGTGAGTCAGGTCACATGGCTAGGGAATGCACTCAAGAGGGCGGTGGAGGTGGAGGGAGGGGAGGTGGTTCATGCTACAAATGTGGTGAGTCAGGTCACATGGCTAGGGAATGCACTCAAGAGGGTGGTGGAGGTGGAGGGTGGAGCAGCAGTGGTGGGCGAAGAGGTGGAAGAGGCCGTGGCCGTGGACGTGGTTCTAGCTATAGCTCTTTCTCTCATGATGATAGCGTTGATGTCAACGATGGTGGTGGGTTTGGTACTTCAAATGGTGGGAGTGGATGGGGAGGAACTGGTGGTGGGAGTGGATGGGGAGGGAGTGGTGGTAAAAGTTGGGGTGGAAATAGTACTAATGAAGAAAGCAATCCCGAAAAAGGTGGTTGGGGGGTCACAGCTGCCGATAATGGTGGATCTGGAAATGATAATTCTGGATGGAGTTCCGCTCATGGGAAGAATGCAACCTCTTCTGGTGGTGAGAGTGGATGGGGAGCAACTGGTGGTAAAAGTTGGGGTGGAAATAGTTCTAACAAAGAAAGCAATACAACAGAAGGTGGTTGGGGAGTCACAACTGGATCGGGAAATGAAACAGGTGGTACAAGTTGGGGTGGAAATAGTACTAACAAAGAGAGCAATGCAACAAAAGGTGGTTGGGGAGTCACAACTGGATCTGGAAATGAAATTGGTGGTAAAAGTTGGGGTGGAAATAGTACTAACAAAGAGAGCAATACAGCAGTAGGTAGTTGGGGAGTCATGGCTGGATCTGGAAATGAAACTGGGGGTAAAAGTTGGGGTGGTAATAGTACTAACAATGAAAGCAATACAACAGGAG GTGGTTGGGGAGTCACAACTGGATCTGGAAATGAAACTGGTGGTAAAAGTTGGGGTGGAAATAGTACTAACAAAGAAAGCAATACAACAGGTGGTTGGGGAGTCACAACTGGATCTGGAAATCAAGATTCTGGATGGAGTTCTGGTCATTGGAAGAATGCAGCTCCTTCTGGTGGTGAGAGTGGATGGGGAGGGACTAATGGGGGAAGTGGATGGGGAGGTACTGGAGGGAGTGGGGGTAAAAGTTGGGGTGGAAGTAGTACATATGAAGAAAATAATACAGCAGAAGGCGGAGGCAGTGGCTATGGAGGCGGTGGTGGACGAGGAAGTGGACGAGGTGGTGGGGCGTGTTTCAAGTGTGGTGAATCGGGTCACATGGCTAGGGACTGCACCCAAGAGGGAGGTGGAGGGAGGGGTGGTGGTGGACGGGGAGGTGGTAGAGGTGGTGGGGCGTGCTTCAAATGTGGTGAATCAGGTCACATGGCTAGGGACTGCACCCAAGAGGGTGGTGGAGGTGGACGAGGAGGCGGAAGAGGTGGTGGGGCGTGCTTCAAGTGTGGTGAGTCGGGTCACATGTCTAGGGAATGCACCCAGAATGGTGGTGGAGGTGGAGGAGGATGGGGAGGCGGTGGACGAGGAGGCGGAAGAGGTGGTGGCGTGTGCTTCAAGTGTGGTGAGTCAGGGCACATGGCTAGGGAATGCACCCAGGAGGGTGGAGGAGGTGGAGGGAGGGGTAGTGGCGGTGGTGGAGCATGCTTCAAATGTGGCGAGTCTGGTCACATGGCTAGGGAATGCACCCAAGAGGGTGGCAGTGGCGGAGGTGGTGGAGGGAGGTATGGGGGCGGCGGCGGTGGAAACTGTTTCAAATGTGGGGAGTCTGGGCATTTTGCGAGAGAATGCCCATCCAGCACTAGTTGA